TTGCTGATCGCCAGCGGCGAGAGTCCCTCGGCCAGGGCCGCCTCGACCAGGGGAACGATCCCTTCCCGGTCCCCTTCGATGATGGCGGCGGCCAGACGCTCGCGAATGCCGACTTCCCTCCCCGTTTCGGCAGCCGGAACGGCGGGCGGAGATAGGGCGGCGGCGTAGCAGGAGATGTACTCTTCGGCCCGCTCGTCATGCCCCAGCAGCACCATGGCCGCCCGGTAGGCATCCATCATCTTCTCTTCCCTGGGATTGATGATCGCCGCATCGAGACCGGCGGCAAGCGCCATGGCGAAAAAGGTGGCCGAAAGGACCGGACGGCAGGGAAGGCCGAAGGAGATGTTGCTCACCCCGAGGACGGTGGCCAGCCCTAGTTCGCCCTTCACCGCCTGCACCGCCCGCAGCGTCTCCATGGCGCGCTTCTGTTCGGCCGAGACAGTGAGGGTCAGGCAGTCGATGACCAGATCCTGCGGTGGCAGACCGACAGCAGTCGCCGCCGCCAGTATCCTGCGCGCCACCGCCAGGCGGCCCTCGGCGGTCTCCGGAATGCCCGAATTATCCAGGGCCAGGCCAATGACGGCGGCGCCGTACTTGCGGGCCAGCGGCAGAATGGCTTTGAGGCTCTTCTCCTCACCGGAGACGGAGTTGATCAGCACCTTGCCATCGGCGGCCTTGAGGCCGCGCTCCAGGGCCGCTGGATCGGAGGAGTCGAGGACCAGCGGCAGCGAGGAGACCCCGGTGACGGCAAAGACCGCTCGCTCCAGGGCCGCCGGCTCGTCGACCCCCGGCACGCCGCAGTTGACGTCGAGCAGGCTGGCGCCGAGCGCCGCCTGCTCCTGCGCCTCGCGGCGGATGTAAGCGGTCTTCCCCTCCCGCAATTCCTGGCTGTAGAGCTTTTTGCCGGTCGGGTTGATGCGCTCGCCGATAATCGCACAGGGTGCCCCGCCCCCCAGGGGAACAGCAGCGGTGCGGCTGGAGAGATAGCCGCGCCGGGGCGGCGGCGTCCAGGCCTGGGACTTGCCGTCGAGCGCCGTCCGGATGGCGCCGATGTGGGCAGGGGTCGTACCGCAACAGCCGCCGATGACCCGCACCCCGAGGGCGATCATCCGGTCATGATAGGCGGTCATCTCCTCGGGAGTGCCAGGGAAGACCGTGCGCCCGTCGACCAGCGTCGGCAGCCCGGCGTTGGCCTGGGATATCAGCGGGCGAGGCGTCACCGACCGCATCTTCTCGAGAATGGCGAAGATGCCGTCCACCCCCAGTCCGCAATTCGAACCGATCACATCGACGCCGAGGGCGTCGAGAGTCACCGCCGCCGCCTCGGGCGGGGTGCCGAGGACCGAACGGCCACCGTCGTCGAAGGTCATCAGAGCCATCACCGGCAGATCGGAGAATTCCCGGCAGGCGATCGCGGCGGCGCGCAGTTCGCGAATGTCGAGAAAGGTTTCGAGGGTGACGAGATCGGCCCCGGCGGCGGCAAAAGCGCTCACCTGCTCACCGAAAATCTCGACCATTTCATCGAAACCGGCGTCTCCCACCGGTTCGAGAAAGCGGCCGGTCGGGCCAATGGAGGCCGCCACGAAACGCCCGGCTCCCGCCGCCCGGCGGGCAATTTCCACTCCGCGGGCATTGATTTCGGCTACCCGGTCTTCGAGCCGGTAGTGGGCCAGCTTGACCCGGCTGCCGCCGAAGGTGTTGGTGACGATGATGTCGGCGCCGACGTCGGCATATTCCCGGTGTACGCCCGCCACCACCTCGGGGGCGTTCAGGTTCATCTCCTCCGGACAGCCGCCGGGCTGCAGGCCACGTTCCTGGAGCATGGTTCCCATGGCGCCGTCGAGCACCAGCACCCGCTGCCGCAGGGCTTCTCTGAATGCATTCATTGTGAATTCCTCCCCGGCTCTGCAGCCGGTTTCCCCTCGGGGGCCACCGGCGTCTGCGCTGCCGTTGCCGAACCTTCGGGAGGGTGGGTAAAGCTGAAATCGGCCTTGACCGGCTCGCGCAGGTCGACGTGCCCTTTCAGGGTTTCGACCGGTTCTCCCTCCACCAGAATACGCACCTGGCGGAGATGGGGGAAGTTTTCGGCCAGCGTGTCGGCGAGGCTGTATATGGTCAGCAGTTCGGAAACACTGCCGCCGGGATGCCCACTCACCAGATCGCGGCTGAAATCGATGGTGGCGGTCCCGTCACTTGCAGTGACACCGCGGACCTGTGCATGCGAAGGGAGAACGGCAACCAGGTCGGTGAGGGGGCCGTCCACCAGGGACTGGACGGTTGCCCGGAGGCAATCGGCTTCGGTCAGACAGTCCTCGATCTGGCGGGCCTCGGCGACCAGAAAGCTGCCGTCGGGACTGCCGAAATACAGTACCACCTCGCGCAACTGCTTCGGCTCCGAGACGACCGTCGCCGGCTCCGGTCCCGAGGGCGGCGTTGAGAGGTACTTGCGGGCGACGAGAAGACCGAAGGTCAGCAGGATGAACAGGAAGGCCAGCAGGACGAGGCGGCCACGCCAGGATTTGCCTTTCATAACGGAAATCCCTCTAGAATGGATGTTGCCAAGGAAACAAAGCAGACATCAGGACACAGGGACGGGCGCCGCATACTCGACGGGAACAGCTGCCTAGTCCAGCTCAACCTGTTCCACCCCCTGCAGGGCGGCGCCGAGAAAGGCGCCGCCGACCCGCTCGAAGCGGGTGGGCACATCGGTGACGAAGAATCGTGGGGCGCCCGGCGGGCTGCAACGGGAGAGTTGTCGGGCCGCGAGCAGCGCCGCCACCACGCGGGCGGTTTCTTCCGCCGAGTCAACCAGCTCAACCCCGTCACCGAGAACCTGGTGCAGGGTTGCCTTGAGGAGAGGATAATGGGTGCAGCCGAGAACCAGGGTGTCGATTCCGTGTTCCTGCAGGGGCGCCAGATATTCGGCGGCCGCGAGCCGGGCAACGGGATGGCTCGCCCACCCCTCTTCGGCCAGCGGCACGAACAGCGGGCAGGGCGCAGTGAAGACTTCGACCCCGGGGTCGTGGGCGTGGATGGCCCGGGTGTAGGCGCCGCTCTTCACCGTTCCCTCGGTGCCGATGACTCCGACCCGGCGGTTGCCGGTGAGCTGGAGCGCCCGGCGGGCACCGGGTTCGATGACGCCGATGACCGGCAGACTGAAGCGCTCCTCCAGCGCCGGCAGGGCCACCGAAGAAGCGGTGTTGCAGGCCACAACCAGCATCTTCACTCCCTGCTCGACCAGGAACGCGGAGGCCTCCATGGCATAGCGCAGGACCGTTCGCGGGCTCTTGGTCCCGTAGGGGACCCGCGCCGTATCCCCGAGATAGATGAGTTGTTCGCCGGGCAGCAGGCGCAGGAGTTCCTTGAAAACGGTCAGCCCGCCGACTCCCGAATCGAACACTCCGATGGCACGTTCAGACACGACTTTTCTCTTTTCAGGCTGATGACAACAGGGGAGCATTTAAGAGCAAGCGGGCGGAAATGTCAAGGAAAATGCCTGTTTTTAAGCTTTGCCTTTGGGGAAAAACCTGCTATGTTCTAGCGATTGATGGACCAGGAATGTCATCGATCCAGCGGAGGATTGCAGCGGCGATGGAGTATATCTCTCTCATCGATTTTCTACAGCATTTTGAAACCACCCGGGTGATCGCCTTCCTCAAGGAGATGAACGCCGGGGAGTTGATCCACAACCCGGTTTTCCTGGGCATAACCGCGGCGCTGGCGCTGCTCGCCCTGTTCATGAAGTGGCGGGTGCTGCTGGCGACGATCGTGAGCGTCACCGGCTTTGTCGGTCTGATTTCCTATACCCTGCAACAGGAAACATCGCTGACGGCCATGACCGACAATACGCTGATCGTCTTCGTTATCGGCGGGGTGGCCATCGTCTCTGTCGTCATCTACCTGCTCTTCATCAAAACGGACTGATTCCTTTTGCATGCTTCATCCCGGCAGTTGCCCATGGTCGGATTCACCACCACCATCCCTCTCGAGGTCCTGATCGCCGCTGAACGGCGGCCCGTCGACCTCAACAACATCTTCATCACCGATCCCGACCCCCAGGGGCTTATCGAGGATGCCGAGGTGGCGGGGTTTCCCCGCAACATCTGCGGCTGGATCAAGGGGCTTTACGGCGTCGTCCGGCGGCACGACATCAAGGAGATTGTGGCGGTCACCGAAGGGGACTGCTCGAACACCAAGGCGCTGATGGAGGTGCTGACCCTGCAGGGGGTGACCACCGTTCCCTTTGCCTACCCTTTTGACCGCTCGGCCGAGACCCTGACCCACGAGATCGACAAACTGGCCCGCCACTTCGGCGTCACTTTGCACCAGTGCGAAGCGGCCAGGGTGCGCCTGGAACGGGTGCGCGGCAAGGTGCACGAGATCGACCGGCTGAACTGGCAGGAGGACCGGGTGAGCGGAAGTGAAAGCCACACCTTCCAGGTCTGCACCTCGGACATGAACGGCGACGTCGATGCTTTCGAGGCCGAGGTCGACACCTTCCTGGCCGAGGCCGGCCGGCGGCAGCCGCTTCGCCAGAGTTTGCGACTGGCCTACATCGGTGTGCCGCCGATCTTCGCCGATCTCTATGAAACCCTCGAAGGGATGGGCGCCCGGGTCGTCTTCAACGAAACCCAGCGCCAGTTCTCCATGCCCTACCCCGTCGACTCCCTGGTTGAGCAGTACCGGCGCTATACCTACCCCTACGACATCTTCACCCGCCTGGCCGACATCGAGACCGAGATCGCCCGGCGCCGGGTCGACGGCGTCATTCATTACGTTCAGGCCTTCTGCTTCCGGCAGATCGAGGATCTGATCGTCCGCCAGCGCCTCAAGACGCCGATCCTCACCCTGGAAGGGGACCGCCCCGGCCTACTGGATGCCCGCACCCGCATCCGCCTCGAAGGGTTCATTGAGATGCTCAAGGCGAGGAAACCGTGACCGGACTCGGCATCGACCTCGGCAGTCGGCAGGCCAAGTTCGCCCTCCTCGACGGCCACAAGATTGTCTGGTTGAAGGTCTTCGACACCATCCCCTTCTACAAGCTCTACGGCGGCATGCGCGGCGGCAAACTGACCCTCGACTTCGACGCCATGGGGCTGCTCGCCGCCGAGGAGCGCCGGGCGGCGGCCCTGGTGGCAACCGGCTACGGACGCAACACCATCGACCTGGAGGGTGCCCGGGTCGTTCCGGAAATCCAGGCGCATGTGGCCGGGGCCCGCTTCCAGACCGACCTCGACACCTTCACCCTGCTCGACATGGGCGGGCAGGACTCCAAGGTCGCGCGCCTGGAAAACGGGATTCTCGTCGACTTCGTCATGAACGACAAATGCGCCGCCTCCTCCGGGCGGTACCTGGAGAACATGGCCAAGGTGCTCGACATCTCGCTGGAGGATCTCTCGCGCCACTACCGCGATCCGGTCCCCCTCGACGCAACCTGCGGCATCTTCGGCGAAAGCGAACTGATCGGCAAGATCATCGAGGGGCACTCCCTCGAGCGGCTCTGCGCCGGTGTAAACAACACACTGATCAAGCGAGTGGCACCGATGCTGCGGCGCTTCCCCACCGACACCATCGTTCTGACCGGCGGCGTGGCAAAGAGCCCTGCCTTCAAGGAACTCTTGCAAGAGGCGAGCGGGGCGGATATCATCGTCCCCAAGCATCCTCAGCACAACGGCGCGATCGGCTGCGCGGTGCTGGCCGGCCGGTAATCCATCGGGAAAGGTAAACCATGGCTCTCAAAAAACGTGACTGGATTTTCATTGCCATCATTGCCGCCGTCTTCGGCATCTTTATCGCCATCTCCGGCGAGGAGAAAACCACGAGGGTGCCGCTCGATGAGGCACACCGGCCGTTCTACGACATGATCGATTCGGGCCAGAAAAAGATCGACGTCGACCCTCATTGCGCCGACTGCCATGACGGGGTAAAAATCCCCTTCCCGGCCAACCACCCGGCCAAACCGGGAAGCGCCCCCATGCGCTGCCTCTTCTGCCACAAGCTGCAGGGGCATTAGGCCAAGTCGCCCCGTGGCTTCGGTTCCAACGATCGATCTGTCGGCGGCCTGCGCCTCCCTGGCCGCCGACATCTGCCGGCGCGTCCCGGAACTGGGGCACATCGATCCG
This is a stretch of genomic DNA from Desulfuromonadales bacterium. It encodes these proteins:
- a CDS encoding homocysteine S-methyltransferase family protein, whose protein sequence is MNAFREALRQRVLVLDGAMGTMLQERGLQPGGCPEEMNLNAPEVVAGVHREYADVGADIIVTNTFGGSRVKLAHYRLEDRVAEINARGVEIARRAAGAGRFVAASIGPTGRFLEPVGDAGFDEMVEIFGEQVSAFAAAGADLVTLETFLDIRELRAAAIACREFSDLPVMALMTFDDGGRSVLGTPPEAAAVTLDALGVDVIGSNCGLGVDGIFAILEKMRSVTPRPLISQANAGLPTLVDGRTVFPGTPEEMTAYHDRMIALGVRVIGGCCGTTPAHIGAIRTALDGKSQAWTPPPRRGYLSSRTAAVPLGGGAPCAIIGERINPTGKKLYSQELREGKTAYIRREAQEQAALGASLLDVNCGVPGVDEPAALERAVFAVTGVSSLPLVLDSSDPAALERGLKAADGKVLINSVSGEEKSLKAILPLARKYGAAVIGLALDNSGIPETAEGRLAVARRILAAATAVGLPPQDLVIDCLTLTVSAEQKRAMETLRAVQAVKGELGLATVLGVSNISFGLPCRPVLSATFFAMALAAGLDAAIINPREEKMMDAYRAAMVLLGHDERAEEYISCYAAALSPPAVPAAETGREVGIRERLAAAIIEGDREGIVPLVEAALAEGLSPLAISNEGLLPGLEEVGRRFGRNQVFLPQVMLSAETMQAAFARLKAEMSGERAASLGKILMATVEGDIHDIGKNIVCTLLENHGFEVTDLGKNVPARRIIDEARALQVDAVGLSALMTTTLNQMQITIAQLREAGIKVFTMVGGAVVTQEYADSIGADLYAADALEAVAKVKELLGPGQKAKA
- a CDS encoding GerMN domain-containing protein; translated protein: MKGKSWRGRLVLLAFLFILLTFGLLVARKYLSTPPSGPEPATVVSEPKQLREVVLYFGSPDGSFLVAEARQIEDCLTEADCLRATVQSLVDGPLTDLVAVLPSHAQVRGVTASDGTATIDFSRDLVSGHPGGSVSELLTIYSLADTLAENFPHLRQVRILVEGEPVETLKGHVDLREPVKADFSFTHPPEGSATAAQTPVAPEGKPAAEPGRNSQ
- the murI gene encoding glutamate racemase, coding for MSERAIGVFDSGVGGLTVFKELLRLLPGEQLIYLGDTARVPYGTKSPRTVLRYAMEASAFLVEQGVKMLVVACNTASSVALPALEERFSLPVIGVIEPGARRALQLTGNRRVGVIGTEGTVKSGAYTRAIHAHDPGVEVFTAPCPLFVPLAEEGWASHPVARLAAAEYLAPLQEHGIDTLVLGCTHYPLLKATLHQVLGDGVELVDSAEETARVVAALLAARQLSRCSPPGAPRFFVTDVPTRFERVGGAFLGAALQGVEQVELD
- a CDS encoding 2-hydroxyacyl-CoA dehydratase, whose amino-acid sequence is MVGFTTTIPLEVLIAAERRPVDLNNIFITDPDPQGLIEDAEVAGFPRNICGWIKGLYGVVRRHDIKEIVAVTEGDCSNTKALMEVLTLQGVTTVPFAYPFDRSAETLTHEIDKLARHFGVTLHQCEAARVRLERVRGKVHEIDRLNWQEDRVSGSESHTFQVCTSDMNGDVDAFEAEVDTFLAEAGRRQPLRQSLRLAYIGVPPIFADLYETLEGMGARVVFNETQRQFSMPYPVDSLVEQYRRYTYPYDIFTRLADIETEIARRRVDGVIHYVQAFCFRQIEDLIVRQRLKTPILTLEGDRPGLLDARTRIRLEGFIEMLKARKP
- a CDS encoding acyl-CoA dehydratase activase translates to MTGLGIDLGSRQAKFALLDGHKIVWLKVFDTIPFYKLYGGMRGGKLTLDFDAMGLLAAEERRAAALVATGYGRNTIDLEGARVVPEIQAHVAGARFQTDLDTFTLLDMGGQDSKVARLENGILVDFVMNDKCAASSGRYLENMAKVLDISLEDLSRHYRDPVPLDATCGIFGESELIGKIIEGHSLERLCAGVNNTLIKRVAPMLRRFPTDTIVLTGGVAKSPAFKELLQEASGADIIVPKHPQHNGAIGCAVLAGR